In the genome of Notamacropus eugenii isolate mMacEug1 chromosome 5, mMacEug1.pri_v2, whole genome shotgun sequence, one region contains:
- the LOC140503302 gene encoding uncharacterized protein isoform X3 — protein MKMHKDKAPPSRDQNMKDDHKRRATAAVHLARMQGLVTFEDVSVDFSRSEWKQLKPAQKDLYRDVMLENYKNLVSLGLQSFKPDVISRLEQGQVPWIPVGHVPKDSLHHKTLCGTKKSTPKQDLCAKESSKKIFTEDDSQDSKLRKVSGVNSKSKIEKEKLEKPSKKEALNHSKTANEPRAHNCSTFETKCSPVSSPTSGQSVQGERSIHKCDISRESFFKQLSELIKHSRISFGKNISKYNNDKQAFNNHTDSTQNHERLDGEKLGKDNKCRKDDMPRKHCTEYQRSHTKEKCNRCNECGKTFTRSTGLSEHKKIHNGQKPFECDECGRAFTAKGRLNEHQKVHTGKKPYKCHECGKAFTGRGRLNEHQKVHTGDKPYECNECGKAFIQKGTLLEHQNVHTGEKPYECEQCGKAFKQRGQLHEHQKIHTGEKPYKCHECGKTFSGKGRLTDHKKIHSADKPHKCSECGKGFIQKSHLTDHQKVHTGEKPYKCNQCGKAFIKKALLNGHQKIHSGVKPYECDLCGKAFTLKGRLNEHLKIHTGERPYECDQCGKGFIVKARLTEHLKIHTGEKPHKCDECGKSFTQSGQLTEHLRIHSGLKPFKCSHCGKAFTHKGRLGEHQKIHTGEKPYECTECGKAFIQSGQLNEHMKIHTGEKPYVCNQCGKAFTRKERLSEHQRIHTGVIPYECSECGKAFTRKERLSEHQRLHTGAKPFECSECGKTFSRRTSFFYHRKTHTT, from the exons CTCCACCTTCTCGAGACCAGAACATGAAGGATGATCATAAGAGAAGAGCGACAGCTGCAGTCCACTTGGCTAGAATGCAG GGACTGGTAACCTTCGAAGATGTGTCTGTGGACTTCTCCCGGTCTGAGTGGAAACAACTGAAACCTGCTCAGAAAGACCTGTACCgggatgtgatgctggagaactatAAGAACCTGGTCTCCTTGG GGCTTCAATCTTTTAAACCAGATGTGATCTCCCGGCTGGAACAAGGGCAAGTACCATGGATTCCAGTGGGCCATGTCCCAAAAG attcccTTCATCATAAGACTCTCTGTGGGACCAAGAAGTCAACTCCAAAGCAGGATCTCTGTGCAAAAGAATCCTCTAAGAAAATATTCACAGAAGATGATTCACAGGATTCAAAGCTTAGAAAAGTGTCAGGAGTCAATAGCAAGTCcaagatagagaaggaaaagctagaaaaaccATCTAAGAAGGAAGCACTCAATCACAGCAAAACTGCCAACGAGCCAAGGGCCCATAACTGCAGTACATTTGAGACAAAATGTAGCCCAGTGTCATCACCTACTTCAGGACAGTCAGTTCAAGGGGAAAGAAGCATCCATAAATGTGACATATCTAGAGAAAGCTTCTTCAAACAGCTTTCAGAACTAATTAAACATAGTAGAATCTCCTTTGGGaagaatatttctaaatataataACGATAAGCAAGCTTTCAATAACCATACAGACTCTACTCAAAACCATGAAAGACTTGATGGAGAAAaacttggcaaagataacaaatgTAGGAAGGATGACATGCCCAGGAAGCACTGTACTGAATATCAGAGAAGCCATACTAAAGAGAAATGCAATagatgtaatgaatgtgggaaaaccttcaCACGAAGCACAGGACTTTCTGAACATAAGAAAATTCATAATGGACAAAAACCCTTTGAGTGTGATGAATGTGGGAGAGCCTTCACAGCAAAGGGAAGACTTAATGAACATCAGAAAGTTCATACAGGAAAGAAGCCTTATAAGTGCCATGAATGTGGTAAAGCCTTCACTGGAAGAGGAAGACTTAATGAACACCAGAAGGTTCATACAGGAGACAAGCCCTacgaatgtaatgaatgtggaaaggccttcataCAGAAGGGTACACTTCTTGAACATCAGAAtgttcatactggagagaaaccctatgaatgtgaacaatgtgggaaagccttcaaaCAGAGGGGACAACTTCATGAACATcaaaaaattcatactggagagaaaccttataaatgtcatgaatgtgggaaaactttcTCAGGAAAGGGACGACTTACTGATCATAAGAAAATTCATTCAGCAGATAAACCCCAcaaatgtagtgaatgtggaaaaggTTTCATCCAAAAGTCACACCTTACTGACCATCAAAAAgttcatacaggagagaaaccttataaatgtaatcaatgtgggaaGGCTTTTATAAAGAAGGCACTACTTAATGGgcatcagaaaattcatagtGGAGTGAAACCCTATGAATGTGATCtttgtgggaaagccttcacaCTGAAAGGACGACTTAATGAGCATCtgaaaattcatactggagagagaccttatgaatgtgatcagtgtgggaaaggcttcatagTGAAGGCACGGCTTACTGAGCATCTGAAGATTCATACCGGTGAGAAACCTcataaatgtgatgaatgtgggaaatcCTTTACACAAAGTGGACAACTTACTGAACATCTGAGAATTCATTCTGGTCTAAAACCTTTCAAATGTAGTCactgtgggaaagccttcacaCATAAGGGACGACTTGGTGAACATCAGAAAatacatactggagagaaaccctatgaatgtaccGAGTGTGGCAAAGCCTTCATACAAAGTGGACAGCTTAATGAACATatgaaaattcatactggagagaaaccctacgTATGCAAccaatgtgggaaagcctttacgCGGAAGGAAAGACTTagtgaacatcagagaattcatactggagtgataccttatgaatgtagtgaatgtgggaaagcctttacaCGGAAGGAAAGACTTAGTGAACATCAGAGACTTCATACTGGAGCAAAACCctttgaatgtagtgaatgtggaaaaacCTTCAGTCGTCGGACATCCTTCTTTTATCATCGGAAGACTCATACTACataa
- the LOC140503302 gene encoding uncharacterized protein isoform X2 encodes MAAGGTAGPPPSRDQNMKDDHKRRATAAVHLARMQGLVTFEDVSVDFSRSEWKQLKPAQKDLYRDVMLENYKNLVSLGLQSFKPDVISRLEQGQVPWIPVGHVPKDSLHHKTLCGTKKSTPKQDLCAKESSKKIFTEDDSQDSKLRKVSGVNSKSKIEKEKLEKPSKKEALNHSKTANEPRAHNCSTFETKCSPVSSPTSGQSVQGERSIHKCDISRESFFKQLSELIKHSRISFGKNISKYNNDKQAFNNHTDSTQNHERLDGEKLGKDNKCRKDDMPRKHCTEYQRSHTKEKCNRCNECGKTFTRSTGLSEHKKIHNGQKPFECDECGRAFTAKGRLNEHQKVHTGKKPYKCHECGKAFTGRGRLNEHQKVHTGDKPYECNECGKAFIQKGTLLEHQNVHTGEKPYECEQCGKAFKQRGQLHEHQKIHTGEKPYKCHECGKTFSGKGRLTDHKKIHSADKPHKCSECGKGFIQKSHLTDHQKVHTGEKPYKCNQCGKAFIKKALLNGHQKIHSGVKPYECDLCGKAFTLKGRLNEHLKIHTGERPYECDQCGKGFIVKARLTEHLKIHTGEKPHKCDECGKSFTQSGQLTEHLRIHSGLKPFKCSHCGKAFTHKGRLGEHQKIHTGEKPYECTECGKAFIQSGQLNEHMKIHTGEKPYVCNQCGKAFTRKERLSEHQRIHTGVIPYECSECGKAFTRKERLSEHQRLHTGAKPFECSECGKTFSRRTSFFYHRKTHTT; translated from the exons CTCCACCTTCTCGAGACCAGAACATGAAGGATGATCATAAGAGAAGAGCGACAGCTGCAGTCCACTTGGCTAGAATGCAG GGACTGGTAACCTTCGAAGATGTGTCTGTGGACTTCTCCCGGTCTGAGTGGAAACAACTGAAACCTGCTCAGAAAGACCTGTACCgggatgtgatgctggagaactatAAGAACCTGGTCTCCTTGG GGCTTCAATCTTTTAAACCAGATGTGATCTCCCGGCTGGAACAAGGGCAAGTACCATGGATTCCAGTGGGCCATGTCCCAAAAG attcccTTCATCATAAGACTCTCTGTGGGACCAAGAAGTCAACTCCAAAGCAGGATCTCTGTGCAAAAGAATCCTCTAAGAAAATATTCACAGAAGATGATTCACAGGATTCAAAGCTTAGAAAAGTGTCAGGAGTCAATAGCAAGTCcaagatagagaaggaaaagctagaaaaaccATCTAAGAAGGAAGCACTCAATCACAGCAAAACTGCCAACGAGCCAAGGGCCCATAACTGCAGTACATTTGAGACAAAATGTAGCCCAGTGTCATCACCTACTTCAGGACAGTCAGTTCAAGGGGAAAGAAGCATCCATAAATGTGACATATCTAGAGAAAGCTTCTTCAAACAGCTTTCAGAACTAATTAAACATAGTAGAATCTCCTTTGGGaagaatatttctaaatataataACGATAAGCAAGCTTTCAATAACCATACAGACTCTACTCAAAACCATGAAAGACTTGATGGAGAAAaacttggcaaagataacaaatgTAGGAAGGATGACATGCCCAGGAAGCACTGTACTGAATATCAGAGAAGCCATACTAAAGAGAAATGCAATagatgtaatgaatgtgggaaaaccttcaCACGAAGCACAGGACTTTCTGAACATAAGAAAATTCATAATGGACAAAAACCCTTTGAGTGTGATGAATGTGGGAGAGCCTTCACAGCAAAGGGAAGACTTAATGAACATCAGAAAGTTCATACAGGAAAGAAGCCTTATAAGTGCCATGAATGTGGTAAAGCCTTCACTGGAAGAGGAAGACTTAATGAACACCAGAAGGTTCATACAGGAGACAAGCCCTacgaatgtaatgaatgtggaaaggccttcataCAGAAGGGTACACTTCTTGAACATCAGAAtgttcatactggagagaaaccctatgaatgtgaacaatgtgggaaagccttcaaaCAGAGGGGACAACTTCATGAACATcaaaaaattcatactggagagaaaccttataaatgtcatgaatgtgggaaaactttcTCAGGAAAGGGACGACTTACTGATCATAAGAAAATTCATTCAGCAGATAAACCCCAcaaatgtagtgaatgtggaaaaggTTTCATCCAAAAGTCACACCTTACTGACCATCAAAAAgttcatacaggagagaaaccttataaatgtaatcaatgtgggaaGGCTTTTATAAAGAAGGCACTACTTAATGGgcatcagaaaattcatagtGGAGTGAAACCCTATGAATGTGATCtttgtgggaaagccttcacaCTGAAAGGACGACTTAATGAGCATCtgaaaattcatactggagagagaccttatgaatgtgatcagtgtgggaaaggcttcatagTGAAGGCACGGCTTACTGAGCATCTGAAGATTCATACCGGTGAGAAACCTcataaatgtgatgaatgtgggaaatcCTTTACACAAAGTGGACAACTTACTGAACATCTGAGAATTCATTCTGGTCTAAAACCTTTCAAATGTAGTCactgtgggaaagccttcacaCATAAGGGACGACTTGGTGAACATCAGAAAatacatactggagagaaaccctatgaatgtaccGAGTGTGGCAAAGCCTTCATACAAAGTGGACAGCTTAATGAACATatgaaaattcatactggagagaaaccctacgTATGCAAccaatgtgggaaagcctttacgCGGAAGGAAAGACTTagtgaacatcagagaattcatactggagtgataccttatgaatgtagtgaatgtgggaaagcctttacaCGGAAGGAAAGACTTAGTGAACATCAGAGACTTCATACTGGAGCAAAACCctttgaatgtagtgaatgtggaaaaacCTTCAGTCGTCGGACATCCTTCTTTTATCATCGGAAGACTCATACTACataa